The genomic interval GATTTCTGAATCAGTTAATCCCTCATAACTAATAATTTCTTTTTTTTCTACTTTTTTAAAAAAGAATTTACTAATGTTAGCTTGTCTGCCTCCTAAAAAAGTTCCTGCCACTTGGAACTTTAGAGTTTTATTTTGTTTAATGTTTTCATTATTTTTAGATATATTATTAATGTTTTTTGCACTAAATAATGAAAAAAAGAAAAAGAAAATAAAAGTAATAACTAGCATAATAATTCCAAAAATAACAGAATCAGTAAAAGCTACAACAGTTAAGATTCCAAAAATAATAGTCATAATTAAAAATAAATACCTTAATATTTTTTTTAACATATTCCCCTCCTAAATTTATATTTTATAAGTCAATCATAACTTTAACAACTTTACCATACTCTATAAAATCATCAAATTCATTTACAACCTTATCTTCATAAGCTAAATTAAATGAATGTAGAATTAATCTATCTTTTACTACTTTTTTTTGTTTAACAAAATTTTCATCATTTAAGTTAAAGGCTCCAATTTCTCCACTTTCAATTTGTATATCCTTTTTTATTATGATAGTAGAGCCATTTGGAATTTTAGGCTCCATACTGTCACCTTCAACTTTTACAGCAAAATATGTTGTCCCATTTTTCTTTAATCCAAAAACTGGAATCATTTCTATAAACTCAGAATTACTAGCTCCATATCCTGCTGAAATGCTTTCATATAAAGGTATCATTATATAGTCACTATTTATAGTATCTATATTCAAATTTGATTTTTCTTCTTTTTTATTTTCCCATCCCATCAAAAAAGCAGGTGTAGTATTATATAATTTTGCCATTCCTTCAATTTTATCACTAGGAATATTAGTAATATCCAAAGTTTCATATCTAGAAACAGTTACTTTTGAAACTCCTAATTTATCAGCTACTTCTTGAAGTGATAAATTATTTTCTAATCTTTTTGCACGAAGTTTATTAGCTAATTCTATCTCTTTTTTTGTAGGTGGATTCTTTTTTCTAGATATTTTATTTTCCATAAGATTTTACCTCCTTATTTTTTCTTAATTATAAAATATTTTTTCCTAAAATGCAACAAAATTTTATAAAAAAATATAAAAAATTTCCTAATAGGTGTTGACAAACAAAAAATAAAGTGTTATTATATTTGTAACCTAAAAGGTAACGAAAGAAATGGAGGTGAAAGATGATTGATATAAATAAGTTAAAAGGTAAATTCGTAGAAAAAGGATATGATACTCAAGAAAAACAAGCAAAAGTAATAGGAGTATCTACTAAAACATTGCAAAATAAATTGAAGAGAGGGATATTTAACTCTGATGAAATTTTCAAAATAATGGAAACTTTAAAATTAGATGACCCTACTCCAATTTTTTTTGTCAAAAATATATCCTAATAGGCAACAAAAAGCAAAAAATAAAGGAGTGATTGAATGGGAGAATTAATAAAAATAGAAGTAAAAGACGGACAACAATTAGTAAGTGGTAGAGAGTTACATGAATTTTTGGAGATAAAAACTCCTTATACTCAATGGTTTGAGAGAATGTGTGAATATGGTTTTATTGAAAATACTGATTATATCCTAGTTTCACAAAAAAGTGAAAGTAGTAATATTACAGGAGTTAAGATAGTTCAGGACCATTTAGTGACATTGAATATGGCAAAAGAAATTTCAATGCTTCAAAGAAATGAAAAAGGAAAACTTGCTAGACAATATTTTATCAAATGTGAAGAGGCTTGGAATAGTCCAGAAATGATATTAGCAAGGGCTAATCAAATTCAATCTCATATGATAGAAGACTATGCGAAGAAAATTGAAGTTCTTGAAAATAAAGTAAGAGAAGATAAGCCAAAAGTACTGTTTGCAGAATCAGTAACAGCTTCTAAAACTTCAATATTAGTTGGAGATTTAGCAAAAATAATAAAACAAAACGGAATTGATATAGGACAAAAGAGATTATTTGAATGGATGAGAGAAAATGCATATTTAATAAAAAGACAAGGATCTGATTACAATATGCCAACTCAAAAATCAATGGAGCTTGAATTGTTTGAGATAAAAGAAACAGCAGTAACACATTCAGATGGACATATTTCAATAAATAAAACTCCAAAGGTTACTGGTAAAGGACAAGTATATTTTATTAATAAATTTTTGAGATAAAGAAAGGAGGCTTATGAAACAAAAATCAAAAAAATATAAAAGATATATAAGAAAGCAAATAAAAAAACAGCTCCAAACTACTGCGAATAGTTTAGAGCAAAAAATTCAAGAAAAAGAAGATATGAAACAATCTAATCTTTCAAAAGTTCTTGATGATACTTTGCAAGTATTGAAGAGCAAACACGGGATGAAATCTTAGCTATATTTTCTATTTGTATTTTAGCTGCTTCACTATCAGTTTTTATAGAAGCTAAAAACTCAGTTAAGACTTCTTCTGAGATTTTATCAAAATCAATATCTTTTTTCATAATAATCACCTCCCAAGTGAATTATATCACACTGGAGGAAATAAAAGGAGTTGTGGATAATGGAAGATAAAAATTTTTACAAAATAATATCAACTGTTGCTATTGTAATTGGAATTATATCTATTATTATTTCAAGTATTTCATTACTTAAATAAGAAAAAATAAAAACAATTCAGATTGAAAATTTAATAAAAAGAATAGAATTAGATACACAGGTAGGTGATTATAGAGTAGTAATAAACTATGAGTTTAAAATAGTAGAAATATTTAAAGGAAATAAGTTAGAAGTAATGACAAACTTTGGAAAATATGGAGTAACTGGACTATGGACAATGGTTTTAGAAGAAATAGGAAAATTGAGAGGTGAACAAAATGAAATGTAAAGATTTTCAGAGGTTGTTAAAAAAAATAGAATTTCCTGCTACTGCAAAACTAAAAGATGTAGTGGCAGTAATGGAAGCATATCAAAAAACGGAGGCTAGAAATGATAGATAAAAATGAATTATTAGAAATATTTAAAAGAAAATTAGAAATCACTCAAAAAACAATAGAAGATGAAGAAAAACAAGGTAGATATCCTAGTTTTCTAAAAGGAAAAGTAGATGGTATCGAAGATTGTATAAAAGTTTTGGAGTGGGAGGTTTGGGATAAATATGAAAAATAAAAAATTTAAAAAAGTAACATTTTTTAACTATTTGAAATTTAAGATTAAATGGGTATTTAAAATTTTATGGCTATGTCTTAACTATCCGTTTGATAAATTATTAGAATGGATGTGATATTGATGACAGCAAAAGAAAGAATTGAAATTAAATTAAACCTAGCAAAAGAAAATTTAAAAGAAGCAAATGAAGAATATTACAAAATAGGAAAAGAAAATAGACCAGTTGCTGAAGGACATGCTTATGCAATGGTTAGATATTATCAAGGGGTAGTTGATACTTGCAAATTTACATTAGAACTTTTAGAAAAAGGTGATTAAATGGGAGATTATAAAATTAGTGTAGAAGAGGCTGTTGCTTTATCTGGTGGAGAATTAAACAAAGATGATGTTTATAGTTTAATTCAAGCTAATGAAGTTCCAGGTTGTATCTATATAAAAGATCAAGAAAAGGAAAGGGGGAAATATTTAATAATAAAACCACATTGGTTGAACTTTTTAGCAGGGAAAAGTTATAAAAAAATAAAAACATCTAATAGCACCGACCAAAGTTTATTAGATGTTTAGAAAAAAATATTCAAGTATTTAACTTTACTTGAATTATATATCAAATTTTTAAAAAATTCAAGGAGTGATAAAAAATGACAGTTAAAGAATTAAAAGAAGAAGCAAAAAGTTTAGGATTAGTAGGATATTCTAAATTAAAAAAAGAAGAATTAATAGAGTTAATTGAAACAGCAAAAGCAAAAGTTATAGAAATCTCTAAGGAAGAATTTGAAACTTCTGTAACAGCAAATACTGAAAATACAAAAGTTCTTGGTTATGATAATGAAGATGATTGGCATGAACTTAGAGCAAAAAGAATTGGAGGTTCTGATGTAGGAGCTATCTTAGGTGTAAATCCTTATAAATCAATAGTTGATGTTTATGTAGATAAAACAGAAGGATCTGATTTCAAAGGAAATAATGCTACCTATTGGGGGCATGTGTTAGAGGGAACTGTTTTAAAAGAGTTTTCCAATAGACATAAAGAACTAATTGTATATGAAGTTCCTTATTCAGTTGTAAATGATTTTCTAATTGCTAATTTAGATGGTGCATTAAAAGATAAAGAAACAGGAGATTATGGAGTTTTAGAAATAAAAACAACTTCTGTTTGGAATAGAAGGGAATGGGAAGAAGATATTATTCCACAGAGCTATTATGCTCAAATCCAACACTATTTAATGCTTACTGGCTATAAATTTGCTTATGTAGCTGTTTTAATAGGTGGAAATGAATATAAGGAATTTAAAGTAGAAAGAAGTGAGGAGGATATAGAACTTATTAGAAATAAGTCTACTGAATTCTATAATGAAAATTTATTAAAAAAGATTCCACCAATGCCAGATGGAAGTGATGCATATATGCAACATCTAAAGAAAAAGGCAATGGAAATAGAAAATAATAAAATTATTGAATTAGTTGGTTTTGAAGAAAAAGTAGAAATGTTAAAAAATGTTACAAGAGAGAAAAAAGAATTAGAAAAAACTGAAAATCTTTTAAAAGAGGAAATAATGCTAGAGATGATTAGAGAAAAGACTCTAAAAGCAGTAGTTGGAAAATCAAAATTTAACATTTTAAGCAAAAAATCATTAGACAAAAAGAAACTAGGAAAAGAACAGCCTCAGCTTCTTAAAGAATATGAGGAATATATAGAAAAATTTGAAGAACAAACAAAAGATTATTTAAAAGAAAGTAAATATATAATGCCATATTTAGGAAAATAAAAAGGAGATTATAAAATATGATAAGTGATAATATTTTAAAATGGTATACAGATGAAATTATAAGAAGTAAATATAATGTTTTAGGTTGGTCATTAATTGAAAAACAAATCAAAGAAGATAAAACAAAATTAGTTTTTGAAACTTCAAATACAAAATTATCATTGGAATTTAAAAAATTAAGTGAAACAACAATAATTTTTAATAATATTGTTTGTAAAGAAGAAGTGCCAAAAACAAAAATAAATGGTGTTGAATATTATTTAGAAGAAGCTATTTGGGCAGAAGTTTTTGATGAAAAATTATTAAATAAAGGTTTAGAACTTGAAAATATGACTATTGAAGAAATAGAAAAAGAAGCAATCAGTTGTATAGAAAAAGCATTTGAAAGAATGGCATCAATAAAAACTAATAATAATTTATCTTTATTTGATGAAGATGAAAAAAATGATATTGAAGAAGCTGAAATTATAGAAGTAACAGAACCAGGTAATGGTAATCAAAATCTTTTAGAAGATGAAACTGACAAAAA from Fusobacterium pseudoperiodonticum carries:
- a CDS encoding HIRAN domain-containing protein, giving the protein MLKKILRYLFLIMTIIFGILTVVAFTDSVIFGIIMLVITFIFFFFFSLFSAKNINNISKNNENIKQNKTLKFQVAGTFLGGRQANISKFFFKKVEKKEIISYEGLTDSEIKTKENIDIEIYEIPQDYEIKSNYSDGLIKFEKEPENEYDKNAIRVMIKGMGTVGYVPKNINISFAKILENNDIKEITATICGGEYKLWNGKKLKNDRDDYSVTITINY
- a CDS encoding helix-turn-helix domain-containing protein, coding for MENKISRKKNPPTKKEIELANKLRAKRLENNLSLQEVADKLGVSKVTVSRYETLDITNIPSDKIEGMAKLYNTTPAFLMGWENKKEEKSNLNIDTINSDYIMIPLYESISAGYGASNSEFIEMIPVFGLKKNGTTYFAVKVEGDSMEPKIPNGSTIIIKKDIQIESGEIGAFNLNDENFVKQKKVVKDRLILHSFNLAYEDKVVNEFDDFIEYGKVVKVMIDL
- a CDS encoding DUF739 family protein; amino-acid sequence: MIDINKLKGKFVEKGYDTQEKQAKVIGVSTKTLQNKLKRGIFNSDEIFKIMETLKLDDPTPIFFVKNIS
- a CDS encoding phage antirepressor KilAC domain-containing protein, which gives rise to MGELIKIEVKDGQQLVSGRELHEFLEIKTPYTQWFERMCEYGFIENTDYILVSQKSESSNITGVKIVQDHLVTLNMAKEISMLQRNEKGKLARQYFIKCEEAWNSPEMILARANQIQSHMIEDYAKKIEVLENKVREDKPKVLFAESVTASKTSILVGDLAKIIKQNGIDIGQKRLFEWMRENAYLIKRQGSDYNMPTQKSMELELFEIKETAVTHSDGHISINKTPKVTGKGQVYFINKFLR
- a CDS encoding lambda-exonuclease family protein gives rise to the protein MTVKELKEEAKSLGLVGYSKLKKEELIELIETAKAKVIEISKEEFETSVTANTENTKVLGYDNEDDWHELRAKRIGGSDVGAILGVNPYKSIVDVYVDKTEGSDFKGNNATYWGHVLEGTVLKEFSNRHKELIVYEVPYSVVNDFLIANLDGALKDKETGDYGVLEIKTTSVWNRREWEEDIIPQSYYAQIQHYLMLTGYKFAYVAVLIGGNEYKEFKVERSEEDIELIRNKSTEFYNENLLKKIPPMPDGSDAYMQHLKKKAMEIENNKIIELVGFEEKVEMLKNVTREKKELEKTENLLKEEIMLEMIREKTLKAVVGKSKFNILSKKSLDKKKLGKEQPQLLKEYEEYIEKFEEQTKDYLKESKYIMPYLGK